A DNA window from Impatiens glandulifera chromosome 7, dImpGla2.1, whole genome shotgun sequence contains the following coding sequences:
- the LOC124945871 gene encoding BTB/POZ and TAZ domain-containing protein 2-like has protein sequence MTGYLLEDDSDRQLYSQVAADADIHILTAAGIRIPVHRTILASASPVLENIIDHRTIKNHKTSHNNKTIPILGVPTEAVAVFVRFLYSSRCTEEEMDMYGFHLLTLSHAFSVPVLKQLCAKALIQRLKINDAIDMLQLARLCDASELYFRSIKLVSTNIKFVEKTEGWKFLQENDPWLELEILQFIDEIESRRKRRRKRREERRLCLQLSEAMECLEHICTEGCTNIGPYDMEPGKKKKVSCQKFATCRGLELLFRHFATCKRRVNNGCDRCKRMWQLLRLHSSICDNPGLCKVPLCRQFKLKGQHKGKGGDEATWKLLVRKVAVAKAMCSLSIFTKKRSWSGGRGLNPSFQLLINE, from the exons ATGACTGGCTATCTTTTGGAAGACGATTCCGATCGGCAGTTATACTCCCAAGTCGCCGCCGACGCAGATATTCATATTCTCACCGCCGCCGGAATCCGCATACCTGTCCACCGCACCATCCTG GCATCGGCATCGCCTGTGCTGGAGAACATCATAGATCATCGGACGATTAAGAATCACAAGACCTCTCATAATAACAAGACAATTCCCATATTAGGCGTTCCTACCGAAGCCGTCGCCGTCTTCGTTCGATTTCTCTATTCCTCCAG ATGCACAGAAGAAGAGATGGACATGTATGGATTTCATCTCTTGACACTGTCTCATGCGTTCTCCGTTCCGGTTCTGAAGCAACTATGCGCGAAAGCACTGATTCAACGGCTTAAGATCAACGATGCTATCGATATGCTTCAGCTGGCGAGGCTCTGTGATGCATCCGAGCTTTACTTCCGGAGCATCAAACTTGTATCAACAAACATAAAGTTTGTTGAGAAAACAGAGGGATGGAAGTTTCTCCAGGAgaatgatccttggctggagcTTGAGATTCTTCAGTTCATAGACGAAATTGAATCG AGGAGGAAAAGGAGAAGAAAGCGCAGGGAGGAGAGGAGGCTGTGTTTACAGCTAAGCGAAGCAATGGAGTGTTTAGAGCACATCTGCACAGAAGGGTGTACAAACATAGGCCCTTACGACATGGAGccggggaagaagaagaaggtttcATGTCAGAAGTTCGCAACGTGTAGAGGTCTAGAACTCTTGTTCAGGCATTTCGCTACGTGCAAAAGGAGAGTTAACAATGGGTGTGATAGATGCAAGCGTATGTGGCAGCTTCTTCGACTACACTCATCCATCTGCGACAATCCCGGTCTTTGTAAAGTCCCACTTTGCAG GCAATTCAAGTTGAAGGGTCAGCACAAAGGGAAAGGTGGGGATGAAGCAACATGGAAGCTGTTGGTGAGAAAAGTTGCAGTAGCGAAAGCCATGTGTTCTCTCTCGATCTTTACAAAGAAGAGATCATGGAGTGGAGGCCGAGGGCTAAACCCTAGCTTCCAACTATTGATAaatgaatga
- the LOC124910768 gene encoding acyltransferase Pun1-like — MEEIKVDIIMRNIIKPSSPTPEIQRNFKLSLIDQLTPEIYGATIFFYTPNNHNQIEIETTEMSKSLQESLSRILTKFYPMAGQFIDSSTIDCNDEGAYFFDAKVNCTIQQVLEKPDPNFLKKLLPTEPKTVESCSRAVAIFQFTAFNCGGVSISASICHKMGDISTLSTFLQAWSSATINTAGDVQTPEFIGGSLLPNRNLPIMTNAGLSRGKCRTQRLVFNGRKMAALRARITDGRQAPSRVEAALAVILKSAITCSRSLSGSTKAAIFFQTVNIRNRMNPPIGENSIGNLLWQFPVFMEEREIRLYELVAKMRKEMADFCINKASKLKGQEGLIEVMSSIGKWAIHLLTNRDIYRCSSWCRTPLYEAADFGWGKPVWVSSAGQEMRNVIILVDTKDGSGVEAWVTLDEKEMDVFEKSDELLQFASVNPSLI, encoded by the coding sequence ATGGAGGAAATTAAAGTTGACATTATTATGAGAAATATCATCAAACCATCTTCACCAACCCCAGAAATCCAGAGGAATTTCAAGCTTTCTCTCATAGATCAACTCACACCTGAAATCTATGGAGCCACCATTTTCTTCTACACTCCCAACAACCATAATCAAATCGAAATCGAAACCACAGAAATGTCGAAATCTTTGCAAGAATCTCTATCCAGAATCTTAACCAAGTTCTATCCCATGGCAGGTCAGTTCATAGATTCAAGCACCATCGATTGCAATGACGAAGGAGCTTACTTTTTCGATGCAAAAGTCAACTGTACAATCCAACAAGTATTAGAAAAACCAGATCCAAACTTTCTCAAAAAACTCCTACCAACCGAACCCAAAACTGTCGAATCTTGTTCACGCGCCGTCGCTATTTTCCAATTCACGGCCTTTAACTGCGGTGGCGTTTCAATCAGCGCTTCAATCTGTCACAAAATGGGCGATATCAGTACCCTTTCAACCTTCCTTCAAGCATGGTCATCGGCGACGATAAACACCGCCGGCGATGTTCAAACCCCTGAATTCATCGGCGGATCTCTGTTACCCAACAGAAACCTACCGATCATGACGAACGCAGGTTTATCTCGTGGAAAATGCAGAACCCAGAGACTGGTTTTCAACGGTAGAAAGATGGCTGCTTTGAGAGCGAGAATCACCGACGGTCGTCAAGCACCGTCGCGGGTTGAGGCTGCTTTGGCTGTGATTCTGAAATCTGCAATCACATGTTCTAGATCTCTTTCTGGGTCGACTAAAGCTGCGATTTTCTTCCAAACTGTGAATATAAGAAACAGAATGAATCCTCCTATTGGGGAAAACTCAATTGGGAATCTGTTATGGCAATTCCCTGTTTTCATGGAAGAAAGGGAGATAAGACTATACGAATTGGTTGCTAAGATGAGGAAAGAAATGGCGGATTTCTGCATCAATAAAGCTTCGAAATTGAAAGGACAAGAAGGGTTGATTGAAGTTATGAGTAGTATTGGGAAGTGGGCTATTCATTTGTTGACGAACAGAGATATTTACCGATGTTCTAGTTGGTGTCGGACGCCGCTTTATGAGGCGGCGGACTTTGGTTGGGGAAAACCGGTTTGGGTTAGCAGCGCCGGTCAGGAGATGAGGAATGTTATTATTTTGGTTGATACTAAAGATGGGAGTGGCGTGGAAGCATGGGTGACGTTGGATGAGAAAGAAATGGATGTCTTTGAGAAATCTGATGAGTTGTTGCAATTTGCTTCTGTAAACCctagtttgatttaa